One Polynucleobacter sp. MG-5-Ahmo-C2 genomic window carries:
- the dapB gene encoding 4-hydroxy-tetrahydrodipicolinate reductase, with protein MKIAIAGATGRMGKMLIEAVLNTPDAQLVGALEHASCPQLGEDAGAFLGKKTGVVISSDVEQVLAGAEFLVDFTRPEGTMTHLAVAEKTGTKMIIGTTGLSAEQITHLQKASAKLAIVFAPNMSVGVNATFKLLEIAAKMLNQGYDIEIIEAHHRHKVDAPSGTALKMGEVIADALGEKLDDVAVYAREGHTGERKEGSIGFATIRGGDIVGDHTVLFAGDGERIEISHKSSSRQSYAQGSLRAARFLQTQTFGLYDMQDVLGLRK; from the coding sequence ATGAAGATTGCAATTGCTGGAGCAACTGGCCGCATGGGGAAGATGTTGATTGAGGCGGTACTCAATACGCCCGATGCCCAATTGGTTGGTGCGCTTGAGCATGCTTCTTGCCCGCAACTGGGCGAGGATGCTGGAGCATTCTTGGGTAAGAAAACAGGCGTGGTAATTTCTTCCGATGTTGAGCAGGTTTTGGCAGGCGCTGAGTTTTTAGTTGACTTTACTAGACCTGAAGGCACGATGACTCATTTAGCTGTTGCAGAGAAAACCGGAACCAAAATGATTATTGGTACAACGGGGTTAAGTGCAGAGCAAATTACTCATCTTCAGAAAGCATCGGCAAAATTAGCAATTGTCTTTGCTCCCAATATGAGTGTTGGCGTCAATGCCACATTCAAGCTGCTAGAGATTGCAGCCAAGATGCTCAATCAAGGTTACGACATTGAAATTATTGAAGCTCACCATCGCCACAAAGTAGATGCGCCTTCAGGTACGGCGCTGAAGATGGGGGAAGTGATTGCAGACGCCCTGGGCGAAAAGTTAGACGACGTCGCTGTGTATGCACGCGAAGGTCATACGGGCGAGCGCAAGGAAGGCTCAATCGGATTTGCCACTATCCGTGGCGGCGACATTGTTGGCGATCACACCGTTCTATTTGCCGGTGATGGTGAACGTATTGAAATTAGTCACAAGTCCTCCAGCCGTCAATCTTACGCACAGGGTTCATTGAGGGCCGCACGCTTTTTGCAAACACAAACTTTTGGTTTGTATGACATGCAAGATGTTTTGGGTCTGCGTAAATAA
- a CDS encoding barstar family protein, which translates to MNNRTENTDLASFEEHSRAESWDSNDRLETESSAANVYAQGGLSRLQTYAANQVSGKKVTASWRAALAVRDAGPPAMLRSVRTNIVQSIRAFRTPDLQEAATELGQHFIYANCTNAMTKGEVLEAIAIAYSFTKQQAKNFDPLLDALTTLTDKAGQQPGFVVVLEGLPCTQKFDKEARETLLDVFRDAVDFWAERRTPYRVFYSFA; encoded by the coding sequence ATGAATAATCGCACTGAAAACACCGATTTAGCTAGCTTCGAAGAACATAGCCGCGCCGAAAGTTGGGACAGTAATGATCGACTAGAAACAGAATCATCTGCCGCCAATGTTTATGCCCAGGGTGGTTTATCTCGTTTACAAACCTATGCAGCAAATCAAGTGTCGGGAAAAAAAGTGACAGCTTCTTGGCGTGCCGCTTTGGCCGTTCGTGATGCCGGACCGCCGGCAATGTTGCGCAGTGTGCGTACAAATATCGTTCAATCCATTCGTGCTTTTCGTACACCAGATCTACAGGAAGCAGCGACTGAACTCGGTCAGCATTTCATCTACGCCAATTGCACAAATGCAATGACTAAAGGTGAAGTGCTCGAAGCAATTGCAATTGCATATTCCTTTACTAAGCAACAAGCAAAAAACTTCGATCCTTTATTGGATGCATTGACAACATTGACAGATAAAGCTGGCCAACAGCCTGGATTTGTTGTGGTTCTCGAAGGTCTGCCTTGCACTCAGAAGTTTGACAAAGAAGCGCGTGAAACTCTCTTAGACGTTTTCCGCGACGCCGTTGATTTTTGGGCCGAGCGCCGCACGCCTTACAGGGTCTTTTACTCTTTCGCTTAA
- a CDS encoding 16S rRNA (uracil(1498)-N(3))-methyltransferase, which yields MPQFYLPGPWESQKPTTLTPEVAHHLRVRRIQTGESFPVFDGKGQVAKAELLSLSAKTGQVQLKEIHTDTRREAPYAITLAQGLAGGDKMDWIVEKAVETGAQIITPLQCERSILKLTRSSDLDRAQKRLAHWNGIVQAACEQCDRTVLATLEPIQTFEAYLKVPSKPTLKLLLSPEATKSMHSVLLESAPQDIILMIGPEGGHSPEEEAQAQAAGYQIVSLGERVLRTETAGTVAITTVHSIWNPEMQNRLK from the coding sequence ATGCCTCAATTTTATCTTCCCGGACCATGGGAATCCCAAAAGCCAACTACCCTCACCCCTGAGGTTGCCCACCATTTGCGCGTTCGGCGTATCCAGACCGGGGAATCCTTTCCAGTATTTGATGGAAAAGGTCAGGTAGCCAAGGCCGAGCTACTCTCTTTGAGCGCAAAAACGGGGCAAGTTCAGCTCAAAGAGATACACACTGACACCCGCCGTGAAGCCCCTTATGCCATTACTTTGGCCCAAGGTCTTGCCGGTGGCGACAAAATGGATTGGATTGTCGAGAAAGCGGTTGAAACCGGCGCCCAAATTATTACCCCCTTGCAATGCGAACGCTCGATCTTAAAGTTGACCCGTTCAAGCGATCTTGATCGCGCCCAAAAACGCCTTGCCCATTGGAATGGCATTGTTCAAGCAGCATGCGAACAATGTGACCGAACGGTGCTTGCCACCCTAGAACCCATTCAAACTTTTGAGGCCTACTTAAAGGTGCCTTCAAAGCCAACCCTAAAACTTCTTTTAAGCCCCGAGGCCACTAAAAGCATGCATTCAGTTCTGTTAGAAAGTGCCCCACAAGATATTATTCTCATGATCGGCCCGGAAGGTGGTCACTCACCAGAAGAAGAGGCGCAAGCCCAAGCAGCTGGCTACCAAATTGTTTCACTCGGAGAGCGTGTGCTGAGAACGGAAACCGCTGGCACTGTCGCCATCACAACTGTCCACAGCATATGGAACCCTGAAATGCAAAATCGCCTCAAGTAG
- the gap gene encoding type I glyceraldehyde-3-phosphate dehydrogenase, producing MTIRVAINGYGRIGRMVLRALYEDQVNGKPRRDIKIVAINAMGDIAINAHLTQYDSAHGRFPAEVSVDGDCMVVNGDRIKMFCTRNPAETPWGELGVDLVLECTGKFTSKEKAMIHLQQGAKKVLISAPGEKDVDATIVYGVNQNVLKPTDVVVSNASCTTNCLAPLVKPLLEKIGIESGLMTTIHAFTNDQVLTDVYHKDMRRARSAVTSMIPTKTGAAKAVGLVLPALAGRFDGFAMRVPVINVSVVDLTFAASRATSVDEVNSILKAASEGELKGILGFNTLPLVSIDFNHDPRPSIYDASQTRVSADGKLVKVLAWYDNEWGYSVQMLNAAEALMAVK from the coding sequence ATGACAATTCGTGTCGCAATCAATGGTTATGGACGTATCGGGCGCATGGTCTTACGCGCTTTATACGAAGATCAGGTTAATGGTAAGCCACGTCGAGATATCAAGATCGTTGCCATCAATGCCATGGGGGATATTGCCATTAATGCCCATCTGACCCAGTATGACTCAGCACACGGCCGTTTTCCTGCAGAGGTTTCAGTAGATGGCGATTGCATGGTAGTCAATGGCGATCGCATCAAAATGTTCTGTACACGTAATCCAGCTGAAACCCCATGGGGTGAGTTGGGTGTTGATTTAGTTTTGGAGTGCACCGGAAAATTTACTTCCAAAGAAAAAGCCATGATTCATCTTCAACAGGGCGCGAAGAAAGTATTGATTTCTGCTCCTGGTGAAAAAGACGTCGATGCAACAATTGTGTATGGCGTTAATCAGAATGTATTAAAACCAACTGATGTCGTGGTTTCTAATGCAAGTTGCACAACCAATTGTTTGGCGCCCTTGGTAAAACCATTACTAGAAAAAATTGGCATTGAGTCTGGTTTGATGACAACTATTCACGCATTTACGAATGACCAGGTATTAACTGATGTCTATCATAAGGATATGCGTCGTGCACGCTCTGCTGTAACCAGCATGATTCCAACGAAAACCGGTGCTGCAAAAGCAGTTGGCTTGGTTTTGCCAGCATTAGCAGGGCGCTTCGATGGTTTTGCAATGCGCGTTCCTGTCATTAATGTTTCTGTGGTCGATCTCACTTTTGCGGCTAGCCGCGCTACTAGCGTAGACGAAGTGAATTCCATTCTGAAGGCTGCGAGCGAGGGTGAGCTCAAGGGTATTTTGGGCTTTAACACTTTGCCCTTGGTTTCGATTGATTTCAATCATGATCCTCGCCCGAGTATTTATGATGCTTCCCAAACTCGTGTTTCTGCTGATGGCAAGTTGGTCAAGGTATTGGCCTGGTATGACAATGAGTGGGGTTACTCGGTCCAAATGCTCAATGCTGCTGAAGCATTAATGGCTGTAAAGTGA
- a CDS encoding NADP-dependent malic enzyme produces MSKENNKEQQIAALREAALQYHEFPTPGKIEIAPTKQLTNQRDLALAYTPGVAAPCEEIVKDPANAFKYTARGNLVGVITNGTAVLGLGNIGPLASKPVMEGKAVLFKKFAGIDVFDIEVNENDPDKLVEIIAALEPTFGGINLEDIKAPDCFVVERKLQARMKIPVFHDDQHGTAIVVAAAILNGLKVVGKDVGNVKLVTSGAGAAALACLDLLVDLGIPRKNIWVTDLAGVAYKGRKELMDPEKEPFCQETELRTLDQAIEGADIFLGLSAGGVLKQDMVKKMAPNPLVYALANPTPEILPEEVKAVRPDAVMATGRTDYPNQVNNVLCFPFIFRGALDVGATTITRGMEVAAVKAVAELAQAEQSEVVASVYGIENLSFGPEYLIPKPFDPRLITVIAPAVAKAAMDDGVASRPIKDFDAYRNQLQQFVYHSGTLMKPLFSIAKRVPANQKRIVFAEGEDERVLRAVQIIIDENLATPILIGRPAVIEHRIDKFGLRMKTGDDFEVVNPENDPRFRDFWQTYLSLTERKGVSESYAKLETRRRNSLIGSIMINKGMADGMICGTIGNPATHLKYIDEVVGHEAGANVYGAMSGLILPGRQVFLVDTHINIDPNAEELAELTLMAASEMRKLGLVPKVALLSHSNFGSSNAPSAVKMREVLSLVQKADPTLEVDGEMHGDSALDATIRAGAVTSSPLKGDANLLVLPNIDAANISYNLLKTAAGNGIAIGPLLLGVAKPIHILTPAATVRRIVNVTTLAVVEAASNTRGVS; encoded by the coding sequence ATGAGCAAAGAAAACAATAAAGAGCAACAAATTGCAGCCCTAAGAGAGGCTGCTCTCCAGTATCACGAGTTTCCGACCCCGGGGAAGATTGAGATCGCGCCAACTAAGCAGTTGACCAATCAACGCGATTTAGCGCTTGCTTATACGCCAGGCGTTGCTGCACCGTGCGAAGAGATTGTTAAAGATCCCGCTAATGCTTTTAAATACACTGCTCGCGGAAATTTAGTTGGTGTAATTACCAACGGTACTGCTGTTCTTGGCTTGGGAAATATTGGGCCGCTGGCAAGCAAGCCAGTGATGGAAGGAAAAGCTGTTCTCTTCAAAAAGTTTGCCGGTATTGATGTTTTTGATATCGAAGTAAATGAAAACGATCCTGATAAGTTGGTTGAAATCATCGCCGCATTGGAGCCAACATTTGGCGGTATTAATCTAGAAGATATTAAAGCGCCTGATTGCTTTGTGGTTGAGCGCAAATTGCAAGCTCGTATGAAGATTCCAGTCTTTCACGATGATCAACATGGCACTGCGATTGTGGTAGCCGCCGCGATTCTAAACGGCCTAAAGGTGGTTGGTAAGGATGTTGGCAACGTGAAGTTAGTGACATCTGGGGCTGGCGCTGCTGCTCTAGCCTGTTTGGATTTATTGGTTGATTTGGGTATTCCTCGCAAAAATATTTGGGTAACGGATTTAGCTGGTGTCGCATATAAGGGTCGTAAGGAATTAATGGATCCCGAGAAGGAGCCATTTTGTCAAGAGACAGAATTGCGCACTCTGGACCAAGCAATTGAGGGCGCGGATATTTTCTTGGGTCTTTCTGCTGGTGGTGTATTAAAACAAGACATGGTGAAGAAGATGGCACCTAATCCATTGGTCTATGCCCTAGCAAATCCAACCCCAGAAATTCTTCCCGAAGAGGTAAAGGCGGTTCGTCCTGATGCAGTGATGGCTACAGGCCGCACCGATTATCCAAACCAAGTAAATAATGTGTTGTGCTTTCCGTTTATCTTCCGTGGAGCATTAGATGTAGGCGCCACAACCATTACACGCGGCATGGAAGTCGCTGCGGTGAAGGCGGTTGCAGAGTTAGCGCAAGCGGAACAGAGCGAAGTGGTTGCCTCTGTATACGGCATTGAGAACCTCTCTTTTGGCCCGGAGTACTTGATTCCAAAACCGTTTGATCCGCGTTTGATCACGGTGATTGCCCCTGCTGTAGCGAAAGCTGCCATGGATGATGGGGTGGCTTCACGCCCTATTAAAGATTTCGATGCTTATCGTAATCAGCTTCAACAGTTTGTGTACCACTCTGGTACTTTGATGAAGCCGCTCTTTAGCATTGCGAAGCGTGTACCAGCAAATCAAAAACGGATTGTGTTTGCCGAGGGTGAAGATGAGCGCGTATTGCGTGCAGTCCAAATCATTATTGATGAAAACCTGGCTACTCCAATCTTGATTGGCCGCCCAGCAGTGATTGAGCACCGCATTGATAAGTTTGGTCTGCGCATGAAGACGGGTGATGACTTTGAAGTTGTTAACCCAGAGAATGACCCTCGTTTCCGGGACTTCTGGCAAACCTATTTGAGCTTGACTGAGCGCAAGGGGGTGTCTGAGTCTTACGCCAAATTGGAAACCCGTCGTCGTAACAGCTTAATTGGCTCCATCATGATTAACAAAGGGATGGCCGATGGGATGATTTGCGGCACGATTGGTAATCCCGCTACTCATCTTAAATATATTGATGAGGTGGTTGGTCACGAGGCTGGCGCGAATGTTTATGGAGCGATGTCTGGTTTGATTCTGCCGGGTCGCCAAGTATTCCTGGTAGACACGCATATCAATATTGATCCAAATGCAGAAGAGTTGGCGGAGCTGACCTTGATGGCCGCTAGTGAAATGCGGAAGTTAGGCTTAGTACCAAAAGTTGCCCTCCTTTCTCATTCCAATTTTGGTTCAAGCAACGCGCCTTCGGCAGTGAAAATGCGCGAAGTACTGTCCTTGGTGCAGAAAGCAGACCCTACATTAGAGGTTGATGGTGAAATGCACGGCGATAGCGCTTTGGATGCAACCATTCGTGCTGGTGCAGTAACTTCTTCCCCCTTGAAGGGCGATGCAAATCTTTTAGTTCTGCCCAATATTGACGCCGCTAATATTTCTTACAATTTGTTAAAAACTGCAGCGGGTAACGGTATTGCTATCGGGCCATTGTTGTTGGGTGTGGCTAAACCAATCCACATTCTGACTCCAGCAGCTACTGTACGCAGGATCGTGAATGTAACAACTTTGGCAGTCGTAGAGGCGGCTAGCAACACGAGAGGCGTCTCCTAA
- a CDS encoding outer membrane protein assembly factor BamE, protein MSALLGVTGCTSAVDETQRAWMNKVFRPYVPDIVQGNFISSEQYAKLELGMSREQVRQILGTPLLASYFHANRWDYIFEFKRQNQVIGKERRVTVFFDGDKVVKFEGDALPTDVELVAEIDGYAKTKRSFWQMITGTGKGPVTPPLQQPELLVASPTDNLPKGAAVPAVPAASKGSFWDYFSFSKQPDGQAVPASETLGPGAMNIPQATETKK, encoded by the coding sequence ATGAGCGCTTTATTGGGGGTTACGGGTTGCACTTCAGCTGTTGATGAAACCCAACGCGCTTGGATGAACAAAGTATTCAGACCCTATGTCCCAGATATAGTGCAAGGCAACTTTATTTCTAGCGAGCAATATGCAAAGTTGGAATTAGGCATGAGCCGTGAGCAAGTGCGTCAAATTTTAGGCACACCTTTATTGGCAAGCTATTTCCATGCCAATCGTTGGGACTATATTTTTGAATTTAAGCGACAGAATCAGGTCATCGGTAAAGAGCGTCGAGTCACGGTATTTTTTGATGGCGATAAGGTTGTGAAGTTTGAGGGCGACGCTTTGCCGACTGATGTCGAGCTGGTTGCTGAAATTGATGGCTATGCTAAAACGAAGCGCTCATTTTGGCAGATGATTACTGGCACAGGTAAGGGGCCTGTTACTCCGCCCTTACAACAACCAGAGTTATTAGTAGCAAGCCCAACAGATAACTTACCTAAGGGTGCGGCTGTGCCAGCAGTGCCTGCTGCAAGTAAAGGTTCATTTTGGGATTACTTCAGTTTCTCAAAACAGCCAGATGGGCAAGCTGTACCAGCGTCAGAAACTTTAGGGCCTGGTGCTATGAATATTCCGCAGGCCACTGAGACCAAGAAGTAA
- the fur gene encoding ferric iron uptake transcriptional regulator, protein MNMNQNPTPADLRDIGLKATGPRMKILDFFHQNGGTHFSAEDVFMALAKEDQEIGLATVYRVLTQFEQAGLLLRSHFESSKGDGRAIYELNEGQHHDHLVCLDCGHVEEFVDEAIEKRQRDIAKSLGFKLQEHSLAMYGHCQKKNCRNKQK, encoded by the coding sequence ATGAATATGAACCAAAACCCTACGCCCGCAGATTTGCGAGACATTGGCCTAAAGGCCACCGGTCCGCGCATGAAAATTCTGGATTTTTTTCATCAAAATGGCGGTACCCACTTTAGCGCTGAGGATGTTTTCATGGCCTTAGCCAAGGAAGACCAAGAAATTGGTTTGGCCACGGTCTATCGTGTACTTACTCAGTTTGAACAAGCGGGGCTGCTACTCCGCAGTCATTTTGAGTCTAGTAAGGGGGATGGCAGAGCGATCTACGAACTCAATGAGGGTCAGCACCATGACCACCTGGTTTGCCTTGATTGCGGCCACGTTGAGGAATTTGTTGACGAAGCTATTGAGAAAAGACAGCGGGATATCGCAAAGAGCTTAGGATTTAAGCTCCAGGAACATTCCCTGGCTATGTACGGACATTGCCAGAAGAAAAACTGTCGAAATAAGCAAAAATAG
- the tkt gene encoding transketolase yields the protein MSNLQIRMANAIRALSMDAVQQANSGHPGMPMGMADIAVGLWNDHLKHNPTDPHWMDRDRFVLSNGHGSMLLYSLLHLSGYDLPIEELKNFRQLHSKTPGHPECGITPGVETTTGPLGQGISNAVGMALAEKLLAEEFNRPGLNIIDHYTYVFLGDGCLMEGISHEVCSLAGTLKLNKLIALWDDNGISIDGKVVSWFNEDTPKRFEAYNWNVIRNVNGHDAEAVSASIAKAKKSDKPTLICCKTAIGQGSPNMAGSDKVHGSPLGAAEIAATRVALNWPYAPFEVPQDIYAAWDFKRRGQAAEHEWNKEFQKYKNKFPELASELQRRMQGDLSKDFSATLDAYLKTCQAKAETIATRKASQNAIEALAPALPELMGGSADLTGSNLTNWSSCKPVRGDQWGNHINYGVREFGMSAIMNGIALHGGYIPFGGTFLTFSDYSRNALRMAALMKLRSIFVFTHDSIGLGEDGPTHQSVEHVASLRLIPNLMVWRPCDTTESAVAWGSALERKNGPSVLIFSRQNCPFVSRSVQQVKDIARGGYVLRDPQVGKINAVIIATGSEIALALQTAEHLEKQSPGKIGVRVVSMPSTTVFDQQDTDYKSKVLPAKIPRIAVEAGVTDFWWKYGCAAVHGVDTFGESAPAGQLYEYFGLTVDQIANTVKQCIAKK from the coding sequence ATGTCAAACCTTCAAATCCGCATGGCCAATGCCATTCGTGCTTTATCCATGGATGCAGTTCAACAGGCAAACTCAGGCCACCCTGGTATGCCAATGGGGATGGCAGATATCGCCGTTGGACTTTGGAACGATCATTTAAAACATAATCCAACCGATCCACATTGGATGGATCGCGACCGTTTTGTTTTATCTAACGGTCATGGTTCGATGCTGTTGTATTCCCTCTTACATCTTTCTGGTTACGACTTACCAATTGAAGAGTTAAAGAATTTCCGCCAGTTGCATAGTAAAACTCCAGGTCATCCAGAGTGTGGAATTACGCCTGGTGTTGAGACAACAACTGGTCCACTTGGACAAGGAATTTCCAATGCAGTTGGTATGGCTCTTGCTGAAAAATTATTAGCAGAAGAATTTAATCGTCCCGGTCTTAATATCATCGATCACTATACCTATGTATTTTTAGGTGATGGCTGTTTGATGGAAGGTATTAGTCATGAAGTGTGTTCATTGGCTGGTACTTTAAAGTTGAACAAGTTGATTGCACTTTGGGATGACAACGGCATCTCGATTGATGGCAAAGTCGTTTCTTGGTTTAACGAAGATACTCCGAAGCGTTTTGAGGCGTACAACTGGAATGTCATTCGTAATGTAAATGGCCATGATGCTGAAGCTGTATCTGCTTCCATTGCTAAGGCTAAAAAGAGTGATAAACCAACGCTGATTTGCTGCAAGACGGCGATTGGCCAAGGCTCGCCCAATATGGCTGGCAGCGACAAGGTACATGGTTCACCATTGGGCGCAGCAGAAATTGCTGCAACTCGTGTGGCATTGAATTGGCCATATGCTCCTTTTGAAGTTCCACAAGATATTTACGCTGCCTGGGATTTTAAGAGGCGTGGTCAAGCAGCTGAACATGAGTGGAATAAAGAATTTCAGAAATATAAAAACAAATTTCCAGAACTTGCTTCAGAATTGCAACGTCGTATGCAAGGCGATTTGTCAAAAGACTTTTCGGCCACACTCGATGCTTATTTAAAGACCTGCCAAGCAAAAGCGGAAACTATTGCCACTCGTAAGGCGAGTCAAAATGCGATTGAAGCATTAGCACCAGCCCTGCCAGAATTGATGGGCGGCTCTGCTGACTTAACGGGTTCGAACTTAACTAATTGGTCTTCATGCAAACCGGTGCGTGGCGATCAATGGGGTAATCACATCAACTACGGTGTGCGTGAATTTGGTATGAGTGCCATCATGAATGGCATCGCTTTGCACGGTGGTTACATTCCTTTTGGTGGTACCTTCTTAACGTTCTCAGACTACAGCCGCAATGCTTTGCGCATGGCAGCTTTGATGAAATTACGCAGTATTTTTGTATTCACCCATGACTCTATTGGCCTTGGAGAAGATGGCCCAACACACCAATCAGTAGAGCATGTTGCTAGCTTGCGCTTGATCCCAAATCTCATGGTTTGGCGTCCTTGCGACACTACTGAGAGTGCTGTCGCTTGGGGTTCAGCCCTTGAGCGCAAAAATGGCCCTAGCGTCCTGATCTTCAGCCGTCAGAACTGCCCATTTGTTTCGCGTAGTGTTCAGCAAGTTAAAGATATTGCGCGTGGTGGCTATGTGTTGCGCGATCCTCAAGTTGGAAAAATTAATGCAGTCATTATCGCTACCGGCTCTGAAATTGCGCTTGCATTACAAACTGCTGAGCATCTAGAAAAACAAAGCCCAGGAAAAATTGGCGTTCGGGTAGTTTCGATGCCTTCGACTACAGTATTCGATCAGCAGGATACTGACTACAAATCTAAAGTATTGCCGGCCAAGATTCCACGCATTGCTGTTGAAGCTGGCGTGACTGATTTCTGGTGGAAGTATGGATGCGCAGCAGTGCATGGTGTAGACACTTTTGGTGAATCTGCTCCTGCGGGTCAGCTGTATGAATATTTTGGTTTAACAGTGGATCAAATTGCCAATACTGTTAAGCAATGTATCGCGAAGAAATAA